A window of Paenibacillus sp. 19GGS1-52 contains these coding sequences:
- a CDS encoding urea carboxylase-associated family protein produces the protein MRNEIVVEEIIVPAYEGRSARVRKGQTLYIIDVEGKQVGDFVCFNAENPEEHVSPVHMRSSLSSIRLKEGDGLYSNYRRPLMQMTKDTVGRHDFFFPACDYYRYKVDFGLEEHPNCHDNLQKALGKYQLGHKEIPDPINWFMNNSLDENLDYVIEEPLSKPGDYVALLALTDVIVALSSCSQDLAPVNAYNVTALKMQITESKPV, from the coding sequence GTGAGAAACGAAATTGTAGTTGAGGAAATCATCGTACCTGCGTATGAAGGAAGAAGTGCGCGGGTACGCAAAGGGCAGACGCTCTATATCATAGATGTGGAAGGCAAGCAGGTAGGTGATTTTGTCTGCTTTAATGCGGAGAATCCAGAGGAGCATGTGTCGCCAGTTCATATGAGATCGTCGCTCAGCAGCATCAGACTCAAAGAAGGTGACGGCCTTTACAGCAATTACCGCAGACCCCTTATGCAGATGACCAAAGATACCGTTGGTCGGCATGACTTCTTTTTTCCAGCCTGCGACTATTATCGCTATAAGGTTGATTTTGGATTGGAGGAGCATCCCAACTGTCATGACAATTTACAAAAAGCGCTCGGTAAATACCAGCTTGGCCATAAAGAAATCCCTGACCCCATCAACTGGTTCATGAATAACTCCCTCGACGAGAACTTGGATTATGTGATTGAAGAACCTTTGTCCAAGCCGGGTGATTATGTCGCCTTGCTTGCCCTCACAGATGTGATCGTAGCCCTCTCCTCCTGTTCACAGGACCTCGCGCCTGTTAATGCCTACAACGTAACCGCGCTCAAAATGCAGATCACAGAATCAAAGCCCGTATAA